The proteins below are encoded in one region of Paenibacillus sp. YYML68:
- the pyrF gene encoding orotidine-5'-phosphate decarboxylase gives MSKDSIASILTERIIVALDYATAEEAQGLVRSLEGIPCYMKVGMQLFYSAGPRFVEQLKEKGYNVFLDLKMHDIPNTVKGGAESITRLGVDMFNVHAAGGVRMMEAAREGVDKALASSAAGSAGAVRPLLIAVTQLTSTSQSVLNEEIGIVGTVEEAVLRYAQLAKQAGLDGVVASPLEVPALKGALGSSFVTVTPGIRPAGADIGDQSRVMTPQEAFAQGTDYIVIGRPITAAADPRAALEGIIASLQG, from the coding sequence ATGTCGAAGGACAGCATCGCTAGCATCTTGACCGAGCGTATTATCGTCGCTCTGGATTATGCAACCGCAGAGGAAGCACAGGGACTCGTCCGCTCGCTCGAAGGCATTCCGTGCTACATGAAGGTAGGGATGCAGCTGTTCTACAGCGCGGGACCGCGCTTCGTCGAGCAGCTGAAGGAGAAGGGCTATAACGTCTTCCTCGATCTGAAGATGCATGACATTCCGAACACAGTGAAGGGCGGAGCGGAGAGCATTACACGCCTAGGCGTCGATATGTTCAATGTGCATGCAGCAGGCGGTGTGAGGATGATGGAGGCCGCACGCGAGGGCGTGGACAAGGCGCTCGCCAGCAGCGCAGCCGGCTCTGCCGGAGCGGTCAGACCGCTGCTGATCGCGGTCACACAGCTGACGAGCACGAGCCAGTCGGTGCTGAACGAGGAGATCGGCATCGTTGGGACGGTCGAGGAGGCGGTGCTGCGCTATGCACAGCTGGCGAAGCAAGCTGGACTCGACGGTGTCGTCGCATCTCCGCTGGAGGTACCCGCGCTCAAGGGTGCTCTCGGCAGCAGCTTCGTCACGGTAACGCCGGGCATTCGTCCAGCTGGCGCCGACATCGGCGACCAGTCGCGTGTCATGACGCCGCAGGAGGCGTTCGCGCAAGGCACGGACTACATCGTTATCGGCCGTCCGATTACGGCCGCAGCGGACCCTAGAGCCGCGCTGGAGGGCATTATCGCATCGCTGCAAGGTTAA